CCATGCGCCTGCTGCCGCTTGCCCTGCCGCTACTGCTTGCCGCCCGCCTTGTCGGCGCCGCGCCCTGCCAGCCGGATACGCCGGCAGGAGACTGGTGCGACACCCCGTTGGCCGCATTGCACCCCACCCAGGGCGGGGTGGGCATGCTGCAAGTGGCAGACGAAGCGGAGGCGCTGCGCGGACTGTCCGCCGACAAGCTGGCGGCGAAGATCCGCAAGAAGGTGATTCCGGTGGTGATCGGCCCGCAAGGCCGGCTGTACCTGGTGGACCGCCACCACTTCGCCAGCGCGCTGCTGCGCATCGGTGTCAGCACTGCCAGTGTGCAGGTAATCGGCCACTTGCCACGCGCCGACGACTTCTGGCAGCAGATGCAGGCGCAGCACTGGGCCTGGCTGCGCGACGAACACGGCCAGCCGCTGGCGCCGGCCGCCCTGCCCGCCACGCTGGCGGCCCTGCCGGACTACCCCTATCGCAGCCTGGCCGGCCAGCTGCAGGACAAGGGCTACTTCCGCAAACGCGACGCGGTGTACTTCGTGGAGTTCGCCTGGGCCAGCTGGCTGGGGCAACGCATGGGCTGGGCGCCGGTGGACCGCGCCAGCCTGCCGACCCGGCTGAAGCAGGCGGAAAAGCTGGCCTGCACCCGGGATGCCAGCCAGTTGCCGGGCTACCCCGGCAAGGCCTGCCCCTGAGCGGCTTTGAGCTGCGCTACCAGCTGCGCTATGCTGCCCGCCCATTCAAGGAGACCGACATGCCGCCGCTGCGCTGGGACATTTTCTGCACCGTCATCGACAACTTCGGCGACATCGGCGTGACCTGGCGCCTGGCGCGCCAGCTGGCGGCCGAACACGCCGCCGCCGTAACGCTGTGGGTGGACGACCTGGCGAGCTTTGCGCGCATCGCGCCGGCGCTGGATACCAGCCAGCCGGAACAGATGCTGGGCGACATCCGCGTACGCCACTGGGGCAAGCCGTTCTGCAGCGACTTCGACGTGGCCGACGTGGTGATCGAAGCGTTCGCCTGCGAGCTGCCGGCGCCTTACCAGCAGGCGATGG
This Vogesella sp. LIG4 DNA region includes the following protein-coding sequences:
- a CDS encoding ParB-like protein → MRLLPLALPLLLAARLVGAAPCQPDTPAGDWCDTPLAALHPTQGGVGMLQVADEAEALRGLSADKLAAKIRKKVIPVVIGPQGRLYLVDRHHFASALLRIGVSTASVQVIGHLPRADDFWQQMQAQHWAWLRDEHGQPLAPAALPATLAALPDYPYRSLAGQLQDKGYFRKRDAVYFVEFAWASWLGQRMGWAPVDRASLPTRLKQAEKLACTRDASQLPGYPGKACP